The following proteins are co-located in the Candidatus Eisenbacteria bacterium genome:
- a CDS encoding superoxide dismutase, with translation MTRRDLLKSLAVAAGSNALLASPWVSAAARAAGATGADASAAAGGTSSPRAAAGAPGASAATPPAPTGPFTLPALPYAFDALEPHLDAQTMQIHHDKHHAAYVANLNKAVGSLPDLARQPVEELVRSLATLPEAVRTAVRNHGGGHANHSLLWTSLSKSGGRAPSAELGRALDAKWGTFAGFQERFNAAAMSVFGSGWAWLSVGSGGELEIVTTPNQDSPLSAGGRPLLGIDVWEHAYYLKFQNRRAEYVAAFAAVVDWDVIAGRYNEARK, from the coding sequence ATGACCCGAAGAGACCTGCTCAAGTCCCTGGCTGTGGCCGCGGGCTCGAATGCCCTGCTGGCCAGCCCGTGGGTGAGTGCCGCGGCCCGCGCCGCGGGTGCCACGGGCGCCGATGCATCCGCCGCGGCCGGCGGCACATCCAGCCCGCGCGCGGCCGCGGGCGCTCCCGGGGCGTCTGCCGCCACTCCGCCGGCCCCCACCGGCCCATTCACGCTCCCGGCGCTGCCCTACGCCTTCGACGCTCTGGAGCCGCACCTGGACGCGCAGACCATGCAGATCCACCACGACAAGCACCACGCGGCCTACGTCGCGAACCTGAACAAGGCGGTGGGGTCCCTGCCGGACCTGGCCCGCCAGCCGGTGGAGGAACTGGTGCGCTCGCTGGCCACGCTGCCGGAGGCGGTGCGGACCGCGGTGCGCAATCACGGCGGCGGGCACGCCAACCACTCGCTGCTGTGGACGTCGCTTTCGAAGTCGGGCGGCCGGGCGCCGTCGGCGGAGCTGGGCCGGGCGCTGGACGCGAAGTGGGGCACGTTCGCAGGATTCCAGGAGAGATTCAACGCGGCGGCGATGAGCGTGTTCGGGAGTGGCTGGGCGTGGCTCTCGGTGGGATCCGGCGGGGAGCTGGAGATCGTGACCACTCCCAACCAGGACAGCCCGCTGAGCGCCGGCGGACGGCCGCTACTGGGGATCGACGTGTGGGAGCACGCGTACTACCTGAAGTTCCAGAACCGCCGCGCGGAGTACGTGGCCGCCTTCGCGGCGGTGGTGGACTGGGACGTCATCGCGGGTCGCTACAACGAGGCGCGGAAGTAG
- a CDS encoding metallophosphoesterase: MRLASTRIARALFVLAGVVGLAGPPSASGEARGSSVAAAAAAPPAPASPQAGAAPCAFPDALHELGALHGIYRPLSTMPSLLRSGDTLTVWMRAPGAAAAWRAGLRYGTLAVPLVPLAAAPPGTPSPGFRHVRFRVPPGTPEELYDLVVVSDSTGPDTSRHSVKVLREFRREYYFAQVSDTHFPTRRLSVSPLWGPCDTSGLPDINAVIEDLNLIHPEFVLHTGDLVNEGYLQETYRAYTFARVKQHLLRFRDPLFLVPGNHDIGGSPILQAPAGTARKEWWRAFGWEGFLDSPPPDYACHSQMYSFDYGPLHLTGMETYINYDSYDSGRYGAYSFTQEQLNWLARDLAAAGGRHKLLFYHYDFKHQLDVRTLGVDGAVFGHEHSQRERSRDIPFDLETGEVCDGARTYRIFRVRDGVVTPTLMQHADGSLRQDWDGPNDGTRARAAVLVTNSSAETWEHAQVVFHMQDRDSAYAAGCGTVAQVVREGGMAHVYVDCVLPGGGASTVISVFPASAGAPGPCGAPFRAPHLLRPSPNPWRVAGGPLALRYALSAPGEARIEVFDVAGRRVATLADARSSAGPHSITWDGRTASAKPLAAGLYIVRLASGGVVRAARFVALP; encoded by the coding sequence ATGCGCCTCGCCTCCACCCGGATCGCCCGGGCTCTATTCGTGCTCGCGGGAGTAGTTGGGCTCGCGGGCCCGCCCTCGGCCAGCGGGGAAGCCCGGGGATCGTCCGTCGCCGCCGCGGCCGCCGCGCCGCCCGCGCCAGCCTCCCCGCAGGCAGGGGCGGCTCCCTGCGCGTTCCCGGACGCGCTCCACGAACTCGGCGCGCTGCACGGCATCTATCGCCCGTTGTCCACGATGCCTTCGCTGTTGCGCTCCGGAGACACGCTCACGGTGTGGATGCGCGCGCCCGGGGCGGCCGCCGCATGGCGGGCCGGGCTTCGGTACGGCACCCTCGCGGTGCCGCTCGTGCCGCTCGCGGCGGCCCCACCCGGCACCCCGTCTCCGGGCTTCCGCCACGTCCGTTTCAGAGTGCCGCCCGGCACTCCCGAGGAGCTCTACGACCTGGTGGTCGTCTCCGACAGCACCGGCCCGGACACTTCCCGGCACTCGGTGAAGGTGCTCCGCGAATTCCGCCGCGAGTACTACTTCGCCCAGGTCTCCGACACGCACTTCCCCACCCGGCGACTCTCCGTGTCTCCGCTGTGGGGCCCGTGCGACACGTCCGGGCTGCCCGACATCAACGCGGTGATCGAGGACCTGAACCTGATCCATCCCGAGTTCGTGCTGCACACCGGCGACCTGGTGAACGAGGGATACCTGCAGGAGACCTACCGCGCCTACACCTTCGCGCGCGTGAAGCAGCATCTGCTCCGCTTCCGCGACCCGCTCTTCCTGGTGCCCGGCAACCACGACATCGGCGGCTCCCCGATCCTGCAGGCCCCCGCCGGCACCGCGCGCAAGGAGTGGTGGCGGGCATTCGGCTGGGAGGGCTTCCTGGACTCCCCGCCACCCGACTACGCCTGCCACTCGCAGATGTACAGCTTCGACTACGGCCCGCTGCACCTCACCGGGATGGAGACCTACATCAACTACGACAGCTACGACTCCGGGCGCTACGGCGCGTACAGTTTCACGCAGGAGCAACTGAACTGGCTGGCGCGCGACCTGGCCGCCGCCGGCGGGAGGCACAAGCTCCTCTTCTATCACTACGACTTCAAGCACCAGCTGGACGTGCGCACCCTGGGAGTGGACGGGGCGGTGTTCGGGCACGAGCACAGCCAGCGGGAGCGCAGCCGTGACATTCCGTTCGACCTGGAGACCGGGGAAGTGTGCGACGGCGCGCGCACCTACCGCATCTTCCGCGTGCGGGACGGCGTGGTCACTCCGACCTTGATGCAGCACGCGGACGGGAGCCTGCGCCAGGACTGGGACGGGCCCAACGACGGGACGCGCGCGCGCGCGGCGGTGCTGGTCACCAACTCCTCGGCGGAGACCTGGGAGCACGCGCAGGTGGTCTTCCACATGCAGGACCGGGACTCGGCCTACGCCGCGGGGTGCGGCACGGTGGCACAGGTGGTGCGCGAGGGCGGGATGGCGCACGTGTACGTGGACTGCGTGCTTCCGGGCGGCGGAGCGTCCACGGTGATCTCGGTGTTCCCGGCCTCCGCGGGCGCACCCGGGCCCTGCGGTGCGCCCTTCCGGGCGCCGCACCTGCTGCGACCCTCCCCGAACCCGTGGCGCGTGGCGGGCGGACCGCTGGCGCTGCGCTACGCGCTCTCCGCGCCGGGCGAGGCGCGCATCGAAGTGTTCGACGTGGCCGGCCGGCGGGTGGCCACGCTGGCCGATGCGCGGTCTTCCGCGGGGCCGCACTCGATCACGTGGGATGGGCGGACGGCCTCGGCGAAGCCGCTGGCTGCGGGGCTCTACATCGTCCGGCTGGCCTCCGGGGGCGTGGTGCGCGCGGCGCGATTCGTGGCGCTGCCGTGA
- the feoB gene encoding ferrous iron transport protein B: protein MKPGLQLAPATAAPAGAHSATAGAPTAGTDERAAGADATGPAAAGPSRSRTPARPRRIAILGNPNAGNSTLFNKLPGLRQKVANYPGVTVEKKTGLCTLPSGARVELLDLPGSYSLRPGSPDEVIVRDVLLGLQSDTQAPDLVVFVVDVTHLDRNLYLALQVIELGRPLILALNMMDAADELGIRVDERALERQLGVPVVAISAAKGTGLGTLRRYMERDVEPSNAHFRSRPRHLDRVLQSLEGRLPRNSALPERARQELALALLLDDGEDDALARCAPADVLDDVRLLRRRLDQAAPSWRSDEIQWRYEVIADILAGAFVAPPDRRDRTRERIDRVLTHRIFGPVIFVLLMGAVFQSVFAWARPAMDLIERVVAAFGGLVESNMVEGPLRSLLVDGIIAGVGTTITFVPQIAILFFFLSVLEDTGYMARAAFLMDRVMGQVGLSGRAFIPLLSSFACAIPGIMATRTIDSRRDRLTTIMVAPFMSCSARLPVYALLIGAFVPNRWVGIVTLPGIVLFSLYFLGILAAVGVAWVLKRTVLRGGKPLYVMELPPYRAPSWRSIVITVRERSALFLRKAGTVILAISVVLWFLATYPRGGNGLDALRAQAHAAQASGQTAKAQALENQLAGETLRNSFAGRAGRLLEPVIRPLGFDWRIGIGLITSFAAREVMVSTMATVFNLGDAGHRAGSLRATFRDFRNPATGRPLYTPLVGITLMVFFALACQCMSTVAVVRRETNSWRWPIAMVLVMNALAWVVSFAVYQGGRLLGLG, encoded by the coding sequence ATGAAGCCCGGGCTGCAGCTGGCCCCGGCGACGGCGGCTCCCGCCGGCGCGCATTCCGCCACGGCCGGCGCACCCACCGCCGGGACGGACGAGCGCGCCGCCGGGGCGGATGCGACGGGCCCCGCCGCCGCGGGACCTTCGAGGAGCCGGACCCCGGCGCGACCGCGCCGCATCGCCATCCTGGGCAACCCTAACGCCGGCAACTCCACCCTCTTCAACAAGCTCCCCGGCCTGCGCCAGAAGGTGGCCAACTACCCCGGCGTGACCGTGGAGAAGAAGACCGGCCTGTGCACGCTGCCTTCGGGCGCGCGCGTGGAGTTGCTGGACCTGCCGGGCAGCTACAGCCTGCGCCCGGGCTCGCCCGACGAAGTGATCGTGCGCGACGTGCTGCTGGGGCTGCAGTCGGATACCCAGGCGCCGGACCTGGTGGTGTTCGTGGTGGATGTCACCCACCTCGACCGCAACCTTTATCTCGCGCTGCAGGTCATCGAGCTGGGACGGCCGCTGATCCTGGCGCTCAACATGATGGACGCCGCCGACGAGCTGGGTATCCGCGTGGACGAGCGGGCCCTGGAACGGCAGCTGGGCGTGCCGGTGGTGGCCATCTCCGCGGCCAAGGGCACCGGGCTGGGCACGCTGCGCCGCTACATGGAGCGCGACGTGGAGCCCTCCAACGCGCACTTCCGCAGCCGCCCGCGGCACCTGGATCGCGTGCTGCAGAGTCTCGAGGGCCGCCTGCCGCGCAACTCCGCGCTGCCCGAGCGGGCCCGCCAGGAGCTGGCGCTGGCGCTGCTGCTGGACGACGGCGAGGACGACGCGCTGGCCCGCTGCGCGCCCGCCGACGTGCTGGACGACGTGCGGCTGCTGCGCCGCCGCCTGGACCAGGCCGCGCCGAGCTGGCGCTCCGACGAGATCCAGTGGCGCTACGAGGTGATCGCCGACATCCTTGCCGGTGCCTTCGTGGCCCCGCCCGACCGCCGCGACCGCACCCGCGAGCGCATTGACCGGGTGCTCACGCACAGGATCTTCGGCCCGGTCATCTTCGTGCTGCTCATGGGTGCGGTGTTCCAGTCGGTGTTCGCGTGGGCGCGGCCCGCGATGGACCTGATCGAGCGGGTGGTGGCGGCATTCGGCGGGCTGGTGGAAAGCAACATGGTGGAGGGTCCGCTGCGCTCGCTGCTGGTGGACGGCATCATCGCCGGCGTGGGCACCACCATCACATTCGTGCCCCAGATCGCGATCCTGTTCTTCTTCCTCTCGGTGCTCGAGGACACCGGCTACATGGCGCGCGCGGCGTTCCTGATGGACCGCGTCATGGGCCAGGTGGGGCTTTCGGGGCGCGCGTTCATCCCGTTGCTGTCCTCGTTCGCATGCGCCATCCCGGGCATCATGGCCACGCGCACCATTGACAGCCGCCGCGACCGGCTGACCACCATCATGGTGGCGCCGTTCATGTCGTGCAGCGCGCGCCTGCCGGTGTACGCGCTGCTGATCGGCGCGTTCGTGCCCAACCGCTGGGTGGGCATCGTCACCCTGCCGGGCATCGTGCTCTTCTCGCTGTACTTCCTGGGGATCCTGGCGGCCGTGGGGGTGGCATGGGTGCTCAAGCGCACCGTGCTCCGCGGCGGCAAGCCGCTCTACGTGATGGAGCTGCCGCCCTACCGGGCGCCGTCGTGGCGCTCCATCGTGATCACGGTGCGCGAGCGCTCGGCGCTGTTCCTGCGCAAGGCGGGCACGGTGATCCTGGCCATCTCGGTGGTGCTGTGGTTCCTGGCCACCTACCCGCGCGGCGGCAACGGCCTGGACGCGCTGCGCGCGCAGGCGCACGCGGCGCAGGCCTCGGGCCAGACCGCGAAGGCGCAGGCGCTGGAGAACCAGCTGGCGGGGGAGACGCTGCGCAATTCCTTCGCCGGCCGCGCCGGTCGGCTGCTGGAACCGGTGATCCGGCCGCTGGGCTTCGACTGGCGGATCGGGATCGGGCTGATCACCTCGTTCGCCGCGCGCGAGGTGATGGTGTCGACCATGGCCACCGTGTTCAACCTGGGCGACGCCGGCCACCGCGCCGGCTCACTGCGCGCCACGTTCCGCGACTTCCGCAACCCCGCCACGGGGCGCCCGCTGTACACACCCCTGGTGGGGATCACGCTGATGGTGTTCTTCGCGCTGGCGTGCCAGTGCATGTCCACCGTGGCCGTGGTGCGCCGCGAGACCAACTCATGGCGCTGGCCGATCGCGATGGTGCTGGTGATGAATGCCCTGGCCTGGGTCGTGTCGTTCGCGGTGTACCAGGGCGGGCGGCTGCTGGGGCTGGGATGA
- a CDS encoding T9SS type A sorting domain-containing protein produces the protein MARRACLIAAILFLSALAPLSPAFAYWPTDGRPVGTSGSGQLNPAMTGDGGGGAILFWADNRNSAYRLTMHHVLSTGAVDPAVVTPGLQYSKIKTSGVNLVAVPDGSGGAIAVWQEQDSASARLQVRALRVGATGVIAPGWPDTSVAVSRAAVGSGAGSPAAVSDGAGGVIVAWQQANSDTFGSYDLWVSHIASNGTVASGWTAGGMTVCALPQNQYTPRMDTDGSGGAVVAWLDQRNAPFGTSTPISLYAQRVTSAGSLSWTADGVALYNGANNVSDVAVLGDGAGGAVISYSVSSGGATDVFAQRLNSSGAKQWGASGTTVCNAASDQSGAQLCSDGGTGTILAWYDSRNAGDMDIYAQRLNSSGAAQWTANGVVVCNTALPQEYPRVVTDGAGGAIITWVDFRNSTWDMFGQRLGSAGAPQWTANGLALCLSHNVDFTSAMVSVADGSGGVLVAWDDHRVTSGIYLAKFNQAGITGPSPVTMGSVQAVAANGAVELEWWAHVEGTPRLRVFRAPAAAGPFEELEALVIPGAGPDAYHAVDRTARPGREYYYQVGWREYGAWTFSRTARVATPAAAFGIRAVTPNPFRAAVRIEYELAGAAPARVEICDVAGRCLVVLNPVVSSEGTHAATWNGRLESGRPAASGIYFARLVSAGRTTTRRMVLLK, from the coding sequence ATGGCGCGGCGCGCCTGCCTCATCGCGGCAATTCTCTTCCTGTCGGCCCTGGCGCCACTTTCCCCGGCATTCGCGTACTGGCCCACCGACGGCCGGCCGGTCGGCACTTCCGGCAGCGGCCAGCTGAACCCCGCCATGACCGGCGACGGCGGCGGGGGAGCCATCCTGTTCTGGGCCGACAACCGCAACTCGGCCTACCGGCTCACCATGCATCACGTGCTTTCCACCGGCGCGGTGGACCCGGCGGTGGTCACGCCGGGACTGCAGTACTCGAAGATCAAGACCTCGGGCGTGAACCTGGTGGCCGTGCCCGACGGTTCGGGCGGGGCCATCGCGGTGTGGCAGGAGCAGGACTCGGCCAGCGCGCGGCTCCAGGTGCGTGCCTTGCGCGTGGGCGCCACCGGCGTGATCGCGCCGGGCTGGCCCGACACCTCGGTGGCCGTCTCGCGCGCCGCGGTGGGCTCGGGCGCGGGCTCCCCGGCGGCGGTGTCGGACGGCGCCGGCGGCGTGATCGTGGCGTGGCAGCAGGCCAACTCGGACACTTTCGGATCCTACGACCTGTGGGTGTCGCACATCGCGTCCAACGGCACGGTGGCCTCCGGCTGGACCGCCGGCGGCATGACCGTGTGCGCGCTGCCGCAGAACCAGTACACGCCGCGCATGGACACCGACGGCTCCGGCGGGGCCGTCGTGGCGTGGCTGGACCAGCGCAACGCGCCCTTCGGCACCTCCACGCCCATCAGCCTGTACGCGCAGCGCGTGACCTCGGCGGGATCGCTCAGCTGGACCGCCGACGGCGTGGCGCTCTACAACGGCGCCAACAACGTGTCCGACGTGGCGGTGCTGGGCGACGGCGCCGGCGGCGCAGTCATTTCGTACTCGGTGTCCTCGGGCGGGGCGACGGACGTGTTCGCGCAGCGGCTGAATTCCTCCGGCGCCAAGCAGTGGGGCGCGTCGGGAACCACCGTGTGCAACGCGGCCTCCGACCAGTCCGGCGCCCAGCTGTGCTCCGACGGCGGCACCGGCACCATCCTCGCCTGGTACGACAGCCGCAACGCCGGCGACATGGACATCTACGCGCAGCGCCTGAACTCCTCCGGCGCGGCGCAATGGACCGCCAACGGCGTGGTGGTGTGCAACACCGCCCTGCCCCAGGAATACCCGCGCGTGGTCACCGACGGGGCCGGCGGCGCCATCATCACGTGGGTGGACTTCCGCAACAGCACCTGGGACATGTTCGGCCAGCGCCTCGGCTCCGCCGGCGCGCCCCAATGGACCGCCAATGGCCTGGCCCTGTGCCTCTCGCACAACGTGGACTTCACCTCGGCGATGGTGTCCGTCGCCGATGGCTCCGGCGGCGTGCTGGTGGCCTGGGACGACCACCGCGTCACCTCCGGCATCTACCTCGCGAAGTTCAACCAGGCCGGCATCACCGGGCCCTCGCCGGTCACCATGGGCAGCGTGCAGGCGGTGGCGGCGAACGGGGCGGTGGAGCTCGAGTGGTGGGCGCACGTGGAAGGCACGCCCCGGCTGCGGGTCTTCCGCGCCCCGGCCGCCGCAGGGCCGTTCGAGGAGCTCGAGGCGCTCGTGATCCCCGGCGCCGGCCCCGACGCATACCACGCCGTGGACCGCACCGCGCGCCCCGGAAGGGAGTACTACTACCAGGTCGGCTGGAGGGAATACGGAGCGTGGACATTCTCGCGCACCGCGCGGGTGGCCACGCCGGCCGCCGCGTTCGGCATCCGCGCCGTGACCCCCAACCCGTTCCGCGCCGCCGTGCGAATCGAGTACGAGCTGGCCGGCGCCGCGCCGGCGCGCGTCGAGATCTGCGACGTGGCCGGCCGGTGCCTGGTGGTGCTGAACCCGGTGGTGTCCAGCGAGGGCACGCATGCCGCCACATGGAATGGGAGGCTGGAAAGCGGCCGCCCCGCCGCCTCGGGAATCTACTTCGCGCGGCTGGTCTCGGCCGGGCGGACGACGACGCGGAGGATGGTGCTGCTCAAGTGA
- a CDS encoding metal-dependent transcriptional regulator: protein MDVWKRFGEKEVSHSMVHYLQAVAAIKTEKGYARVSDVALRLGVSRSGVTSMMQTLHARGLVNHERYGCVELTATGGRLAKRTESSRHVLTVFLTEMLGVPEAVAQEDACMIEHLVSPEVMIELVCLTAFMRSEHPAALQFREAYSAHPRGCTEEAPGECDLCGGACLHDSLTRELKCETEAK, encoded by the coding sequence GTGGATGTCTGGAAACGCTTCGGCGAAAAGGAAGTGTCGCATTCCATGGTCCACTATCTCCAGGCGGTGGCCGCGATCAAGACCGAAAAGGGCTATGCCCGCGTCAGCGACGTCGCCCTGCGCCTGGGGGTGTCGCGCAGCGGGGTCACTTCCATGATGCAGACGCTGCATGCGCGCGGGCTGGTGAACCACGAGCGCTACGGATGCGTGGAGCTCACCGCGACCGGCGGCCGCCTGGCGAAGCGCACCGAATCGAGCCGCCACGTGCTCACCGTGTTCCTCACCGAGATGCTCGGCGTGCCCGAGGCGGTGGCCCAGGAAGACGCCTGCATGATCGAGCACCTGGTGAGCCCCGAGGTGATGATCGAGCTGGTGTGCCTCACCGCCTTCATGCGCTCCGAGCATCCCGCCGCGTTGCAGTTCCGCGAAGCCTACAGCGCCCACCCGCGCGGCTGCACCGAGGAGGCCCCCGGCGAGTGCGACCTGTGCGGCGGCGCCTGCCTGCACGACTCCCTGACCCGCGAACTCAAGTGCGAGACCGAAGCGAAGTGA
- a CDS encoding ferrous iron transport protein A → MAELVPGERGEILRLDGDPVIVGRLMELGLVPGTQIEMVRLAPLGDPVELKLRDIHISIRRSEASRIHVVAR, encoded by the coding sequence CTGGCGGAGCTCGTGCCCGGCGAGCGCGGCGAGATCCTGCGCCTGGACGGCGACCCCGTGATCGTGGGCCGTCTCATGGAGCTGGGGCTGGTGCCGGGCACCCAGATCGAGATGGTGCGCCTGGCCCCGCTGGGCGATCCGGTGGAGCTCAAGCTCCGCGACATCCACATCTCCATCCGCCGCTCGGAGGCATCGCGCATCCATGTGGTCGCGCGCTGA